One Cryptosporangium aurantiacum DNA window includes the following coding sequences:
- a CDS encoding nitrite/sulfite reductase has protein sequence MAVPTSTPDSPRPARAARAGSGRPRGQGQWALGYREPLNKNEQMKKDADGLTVRERIETIYARGGFDSIDPQDLRGRMRWFGLYTQRAPGIPGGKTAILEPEELDDRYFMLRVRIDGGRLTSEQLRVIAGIATEFGRDVADVTDRQNIQLHWIEIENVPEIWRRLEGVGLSTTEACGDTPRVILGCPLAGELETEILDATEPLRAVVDRYIGDPAFSNLPRKFKSSISGCAEHCTNHEINDVAFVGVVNADGERGYDLWVGGGLSTNPRFAERLGVFIRPDQVEAAWAGVVGIFRDYGYRRSRTHARLKFLLADWGPEKFREVLETEYLKQKLPDGPPPGVPIQDQRDHVGITPMRDGNVALGFAPRAGRLSGTTLSAVAELADRLGDGRIAATAQQKLVLLGVDPADVEAAIDELATHDLQVKPSAFRRGTMACTGIEFCKLAIVETKGRADTLYRELEKRLPEFDEPITININGCPNSCARFQTADVGFKGSIVRDDEGNQVEGFQVHLGGHFGANAAFGRKFRGLKVTADEMPDYVERILRGYLERREPNERFAGYVARADEAWLQ, from the coding sequence ATGGCCGTGCCGACCAGCACGCCGGACAGTCCCCGGCCCGCGCGCGCCGCCCGCGCCGGCAGCGGCCGTCCTCGCGGCCAGGGCCAGTGGGCCCTGGGCTACCGCGAGCCGCTCAACAAGAACGAACAGATGAAGAAGGACGCGGACGGGCTCACCGTCCGCGAGCGCATCGAAACCATCTACGCACGCGGCGGCTTCGACTCGATCGACCCGCAAGACCTGCGCGGCCGGATGCGCTGGTTCGGGCTCTACACCCAGCGCGCTCCCGGCATCCCCGGCGGCAAGACCGCGATCCTGGAGCCGGAGGAGCTCGACGACCGCTACTTCATGCTGCGCGTCCGGATCGACGGCGGGCGGCTCACGTCCGAGCAGCTGCGGGTGATCGCCGGGATCGCGACCGAGTTCGGCCGCGACGTGGCCGACGTCACCGACCGGCAGAACATCCAGCTGCACTGGATCGAGATCGAGAACGTGCCGGAGATCTGGCGCCGGCTCGAGGGTGTCGGGCTCTCCACCACCGAAGCCTGCGGTGACACGCCGCGCGTGATCCTCGGCTGCCCGCTCGCCGGCGAGCTGGAGACCGAGATCCTCGACGCGACCGAGCCGCTGCGCGCCGTGGTCGACCGGTACATCGGCGACCCGGCGTTCTCGAACCTGCCGCGCAAGTTCAAGAGCTCGATCTCCGGCTGCGCCGAGCACTGCACGAACCACGAGATCAACGACGTGGCGTTCGTCGGCGTGGTGAACGCCGACGGCGAGCGCGGCTACGACCTCTGGGTCGGCGGCGGTCTGTCGACGAACCCGCGCTTCGCCGAGCGGCTCGGCGTCTTCATCCGGCCCGACCAGGTGGAGGCCGCCTGGGCAGGCGTCGTCGGCATCTTCCGCGACTACGGCTACCGGCGGTCGCGCACGCACGCCCGGCTCAAGTTCCTGCTGGCCGACTGGGGCCCGGAGAAGTTCCGCGAGGTGCTCGAGACCGAGTACCTGAAGCAGAAGCTCCCCGACGGCCCGCCGCCCGGCGTCCCGATCCAGGACCAGCGCGACCACGTCGGGATCACCCCGATGCGCGACGGCAACGTCGCGCTCGGCTTCGCCCCGCGCGCGGGCCGGCTGTCCGGTACGACGCTGAGCGCGGTCGCCGAGCTGGCCGACCGGCTCGGTGACGGCCGGATCGCGGCCACCGCACAGCAGAAGCTCGTGCTCCTCGGCGTCGACCCCGCGGACGTCGAGGCGGCCATCGACGAGCTGGCCACCCACGACCTGCAGGTCAAACCCAGCGCGTTCCGGCGCGGCACGATGGCTTGCACCGGCATCGAGTTCTGCAAGCTGGCGATCGTCGAGACCAAGGGTCGCGCCGACACGCTCTACCGGGAGCTGGAGAAGCGGCTCCCGGAGTTCGACGAGCCGATCACGATCAACATCAACGGCTGTCCGAACTCGTGCGCCCGGTTCCAGACCGCTGACGTCGGTTTCAAGGGCTCGATCGTCCGTGACGACGAGGGCAACCAGGTCGAGGGCTTCCAGGTCCATCTGGGCGGCCACTTCGGCGCGAACGCCGCGTTCGGCCGGAAGTTCCGTGGTTTGAAGGTCACCGCGGACGAGATGCCCGACTACGTCGAGCGGATCCTCCGCGGCTATCTGGAACGCCGCGAACCGAACGAGCGCTTCGCCGGCTACGTCGCCCGCGCCGACGAGGCGTGGTTGCAGTGA
- a CDS encoding putative leader peptide, producing MLTTRRHVDFLRVSSAVCRLS from the coding sequence ATGCTGACCACGCGTCGGCACGTCGACTTCCTGCGCGTCTCCAGCGCAGTGTGTCGCCTGAGCTGA
- a CDS encoding S1C family serine protease has protein sequence MDESHRSSAAGTGGDQAGTPPTDPSRVLPSGAQQPSSRPSDASSPWAAPQAPAPSQSPSSQPTPAPAPSASAAPAAATGAVPAPGAAHVQGAPSAAHAAGGPAAPGVTGQFGQPGHFGSAPGGPHQTGPHQTGPHQTGPFPAWTAGGASHPTTPLGTPAPAPARRRGPLALAIAGGALVLALVAGGTGAAVGVAVSDRNSGNGVTINQETSTAATRASDTGSVEKAAATALKSVVTIAVTASSGAGTGSGVVLDSSGHIITNNHVVEAAADGGTITVTLANGETRSATIVGRDPSSDIAVIKVSDASGLTPATFAASSTVKTGQTVLAIGAPLGLSNTVTEGIVSALNRPVRTGSTADQNTVLDAVQTDAAINPGNSGGALVDLSGRVIGINSAIATVSSGSSGFGQQESQSGNIGVGFAIPSDTALNVAKQLIEDGTAEHATLGVSAQDTQSGTGAQIAQVTSGSAADKAGLKTGDVVTAIGDRAVTDTDGLVAAVRSHNPGETVKVTYQRDGKTSTASATLNSSST, from the coding sequence ATGGACGAATCGCACCGCTCCTCCGCAGCCGGCACCGGCGGTGACCAGGCCGGCACGCCGCCGACCGATCCCTCTCGCGTGCTCCCCTCGGGTGCTCAGCAGCCGAGCTCGCGCCCCTCGGACGCGTCCTCCCCGTGGGCGGCGCCCCAGGCGCCCGCCCCGTCCCAGTCCCCCTCCTCACAGCCAACGCCCGCCCCCGCGCCGAGCGCCTCGGCGGCCCCGGCCGCCGCGACCGGCGCGGTTCCCGCGCCCGGCGCCGCGCACGTGCAGGGCGCCCCGAGCGCCGCGCACGCCGCCGGCGGCCCGGCTGCCCCGGGCGTCACCGGGCAGTTCGGCCAGCCCGGGCACTTCGGGTCCGCGCCGGGCGGGCCGCATCAGACCGGGCCGCATCAGACCGGGCCGCATCAGACCGGGCCGTTCCCGGCGTGGACGGCCGGTGGCGCGAGCCACCCGACCACCCCGCTCGGCACGCCGGCCCCGGCGCCCGCCCGTCGCCGCGGCCCCCTCGCGCTCGCGATCGCCGGCGGCGCGCTGGTCCTCGCGCTGGTCGCCGGTGGCACCGGCGCCGCCGTGGGCGTCGCGGTCAGCGACCGCAACAGCGGCAACGGCGTCACGATCAACCAGGAGACGTCGACCGCCGCCACCAGGGCCAGCGACACCGGCAGCGTCGAGAAGGCCGCCGCGACCGCGCTGAAGAGCGTCGTCACGATCGCGGTCACCGCGAGCTCGGGCGCAGGCACCGGCTCCGGCGTGGTGCTCGACAGCTCCGGCCACATCATCACGAACAACCACGTGGTCGAAGCGGCCGCGGACGGCGGCACGATCACCGTGACGCTCGCGAACGGCGAGACCCGCTCCGCGACGATCGTCGGCCGCGACCCGTCCTCCGACATCGCGGTGATCAAGGTCAGCGACGCGAGCGGGCTCACTCCGGCGACGTTCGCCGCCTCGTCCACGGTCAAGACCGGCCAGACCGTGCTCGCGATCGGCGCCCCGCTGGGTCTCTCCAACACCGTCACCGAGGGCATCGTCAGCGCACTCAACCGCCCGGTGCGCACCGGGAGCACCGCCGACCAGAACACGGTCCTCGACGCGGTGCAGACCGACGCGGCGATCAACCCGGGCAACTCCGGTGGCGCCCTCGTCGACCTCTCCGGCCGCGTGATCGGCATCAACTCCGCGATCGCCACGGTCTCCAGCGGTTCGTCCGGCTTCGGCCAGCAGGAGTCCCAGTCCGGCAACATCGGCGTCGGCTTCGCGATCCCCTCCGACACGGCGCTGAACGTCGCCAAGCAGCTGATCGAGGACGGCACCGCCGAGCACGCCACGCTCGGCGTCAGCGCGCAGGACACCCAGAGCGGCACCGGCGCCCAGATCGCCCAGGTGACCAGCGGTTCCGCGGCCGACAAGGCGGGCCTGAAGACCGGTGACGTCGTCACCGCGATCGGCGACCGCGCGGTGACCGACACCGACGGCCTGGTCGCGGCGGTTCGCTCGCACAACCCCGGCGAGACCGTGAAGGTGACCTATCAGCGCGACGGCAAGACCAGCACCGCCAGCGCGACGCTCAACAGCAGCTCGACCTGA
- a CDS encoding phosphoadenylyl-sulfate reductase produces the protein MTDMLARPDVEVRDLSALRALAEEASAALEGAHPVEVLRWAGDTFGDRLCLTSSMGDAVLATLAAEAVPGIDVVFLDTGYHFAETLQTRDRVAAELDVTVVTVKPELTVAQQNIQYGQSLYARDSDSCCAMRKVEPLDRGLAPYDAWASGLRRDESFARRHTPVIGVDTRRNKIKVNPLACWTQDDVDRFVAERNVIVNPLVDRGFLSIGCAPCTRPVQLGEDRRAGRWSESEKTECGIHL, from the coding sequence ATGACCGACATGCTCGCAAGGCCGGACGTCGAGGTACGGGATCTGTCGGCTCTCCGCGCGCTGGCCGAAGAAGCATCGGCCGCGCTCGAAGGTGCCCACCCGGTGGAGGTGCTCCGCTGGGCGGGCGACACGTTCGGCGACCGGCTCTGCTTGACGTCCTCGATGGGCGACGCCGTCCTCGCGACGCTCGCCGCCGAGGCCGTGCCGGGGATCGACGTGGTGTTCCTGGACACCGGTTACCACTTCGCGGAGACGCTCCAGACGCGTGACCGGGTCGCGGCCGAGCTCGACGTCACGGTCGTCACCGTGAAGCCGGAGCTGACCGTCGCCCAGCAGAACATCCAGTACGGCCAGAGCCTGTACGCGCGCGACTCGGACTCCTGCTGCGCGATGCGCAAGGTCGAACCGCTCGACCGCGGGCTGGCGCCGTACGACGCCTGGGCCTCGGGGCTGCGGCGTGACGAGTCGTTCGCCCGGCGCCACACGCCGGTGATCGGCGTCGACACGCGTCGCAACAAGATCAAGGTGAACCCGCTGGCGTGCTGGACCCAGGACGACGTCGACCGGTTCGTCGCCGAGCGGAACGTGATCGTCAACCCGCTGGTGGACCGCGGATTCCTGTCGATCGGGTGCGCGCCGTGCACGCGTCCGGTCCAGCTGGGCGAGGACCGGCGGGCCGGTCGGTGGTCGGAGTCCGAGAAGACGGAGTGCGGTATTCACCTCTGA
- the cysC gene encoding adenylyl-sulfate kinase → MADPTVAGATVWLTGLPSAGKTTVATAVAARLRDTGRRVEVLDGDAVREHLSAGLGFSRADRDTNVARIGFVAELLARNGVLVFAAVISPYAAARDAVRARHVASGTPYLEVHVATPVEVCSVRDVKGLYAKQRAGEIAGLTGVDDAYEAPTAPELVLRTESSALDASVDAVLAALSERGLL, encoded by the coding sequence GTGGCAGATCCCACAGTGGCCGGTGCCACAGTCTGGCTCACCGGGCTGCCGAGTGCAGGCAAGACCACCGTGGCGACCGCGGTCGCCGCGCGCCTGCGCGACACCGGTCGCCGGGTCGAGGTCCTCGACGGGGACGCCGTGCGCGAGCACCTCTCCGCCGGACTCGGTTTCAGCCGCGCCGACCGGGACACGAACGTGGCGCGGATCGGCTTCGTCGCCGAGCTGCTCGCGCGCAACGGCGTCCTGGTGTTCGCCGCCGTCATCTCGCCCTACGCCGCCGCCAGGGACGCCGTCCGCGCCCGGCACGTCGCGAGCGGCACCCCGTACCTCGAGGTCCACGTCGCCACGCCGGTCGAGGTGTGCAGCGTCCGGGACGTCAAGGGCCTCTACGCCAAGCAGCGTGCCGGTGAGATCGCCGGCCTCACCGGGGTGGACGACGCCTACGAGGCGCCCACCGCGCCGGAGCTCGTGCTCCGCACCGAATCGTCCGCTCTCGACGCGTCCGTGGACGCGGTGCTCGCCGCGTTGTCCGAAAGGGGCCTGCTGTGA
- a CDS encoding acyltransferase family protein, producing MTSSAIRTAPLSAAALAAATPADRDRYVDALRVLSIGVVVLGHWLMLTLQVDDGRLRAGNVLAELPAAQLLTWVFQVMPLFFLVGGAAHAAALRSHRARGGRYPEFLVARLRRLLAPTAVFLAVWCAIAAATELAGVQAGDGTVAELTRTATRTVVQPLWFLGVYLGIVALAPAMHAAHRRWGVAVPVVLVLGAAGVDAARLLGGVEAIGALNMALVWLAAHQVGFLYADGRLTRRVGLALAGGGLAATTLLTAVLGWYPVSMVGLPGAPVSNMSPPTLALVAHGAWLTGLVVLARGPVTRWLARPRVWTTVVAANGVVMTVFLWHLTALFVVAAAVAAGLGMPEPGGAVWWLTRPVWVAVLAAIAVPLVLAVRRFERPAARPAPRNRVNRGLDGMAAGVGAALATGGMLAVSVTGLNGLLAERTAHLVGVPVTAWGSLAALGIGWALVRAAGR from the coding sequence ATGACTTCCTCCGCGATACGGACGGCGCCGTTGTCGGCCGCCGCACTGGCGGCGGCGACGCCCGCCGACCGCGACCGGTACGTCGACGCGCTCCGGGTGCTGTCGATCGGCGTGGTGGTCCTCGGCCACTGGCTGATGCTCACACTCCAGGTGGACGACGGCCGGCTGCGCGCCGGGAACGTGCTGGCCGAATTACCGGCGGCCCAGCTGCTGACCTGGGTCTTCCAGGTGATGCCGCTGTTCTTCCTCGTCGGTGGCGCGGCGCACGCGGCGGCGCTGCGCTCGCACCGTGCACGGGGCGGCCGGTATCCGGAGTTCCTCGTCGCGCGGCTACGGCGCCTGCTCGCGCCGACCGCGGTGTTCCTGGCCGTCTGGTGCGCGATCGCGGCGGCGACCGAGCTGGCCGGCGTCCAGGCCGGGGACGGCACGGTCGCGGAGCTGACCCGGACCGCGACCCGCACGGTCGTGCAGCCGCTCTGGTTCCTGGGCGTCTACCTCGGCATCGTGGCGCTGGCGCCGGCGATGCACGCCGCGCACCGGCGGTGGGGCGTCGCGGTGCCGGTCGTGCTGGTGCTGGGCGCGGCGGGTGTGGACGCGGCCCGGCTGCTCGGCGGCGTCGAGGCGATCGGTGCGCTGAACATGGCGCTGGTCTGGCTGGCCGCCCACCAGGTCGGTTTCCTCTACGCCGACGGGCGTCTGACCCGGCGGGTCGGGCTCGCGCTGGCCGGCGGTGGGCTGGCCGCGACGACGCTGCTCACGGCCGTGCTCGGCTGGTACCCGGTGTCGATGGTCGGGCTGCCGGGCGCGCCGGTGTCGAACATGAGCCCGCCGACGCTCGCGCTGGTCGCGCACGGCGCGTGGCTGACCGGCCTGGTGGTGCTGGCCCGCGGTCCGGTGACCCGGTGGCTCGCGCGCCCACGCGTGTGGACGACGGTCGTCGCGGCGAACGGCGTCGTGATGACGGTGTTCCTCTGGCACCTCACCGCGCTGTTCGTCGTCGCGGCCGCCGTCGCGGCGGGGCTCGGGATGCCGGAGCCGGGCGGCGCGGTCTGGTGGCTCACCCGGCCGGTGTGGGTGGCGGTGCTCGCCGCGATCGCGGTGCCGCTGGTGCTGGCCGTCCGGCGGTTCGAGCGGCCGGCCGCCCGCCCGGCGCCCAGGAACCGGGTGAACCGCGGGCTGGACGGGATGGCCGCGGGCGTCGGTGCCGCGCTGGCCACCGGGGGCATGCTGGCCGTCTCGGTGACCGGGTTGAACGGGCTGCTCGCGGAACGGACCGCGCATCTGGTCGGGGTGCCGGTCACCGCGTGGGGCTCGCTGGCCGCGCTGGGGATCGGCTGGGCGCTGGTGCGGGCCGCCGGCCGCTGA
- a CDS encoding putative leader peptide: MLLDVTTRGTLLVARLHVDLQRVISAACPA; encoded by the coding sequence ATGCTTTTAGACGTGACGACGCGAGGCACCCTCTTGGTCGCCCGCCTGCATGTAGACCTGCAGCGGGTGATCAGCGCCGCCTGTCCGGCCTGA
- a CDS encoding DUF3291 domain-containing protein, producing MPSARESGSPPALVTVHVWRVPGRRVAAALTRMATDRVRLRSTTGLRFARLLGTGHGTTFALRDAHLNRWALLSCWASDADAAAFERSPTARGWRRLAEEQWRLELTPLAAHGLWARRQPFGKPVPRRWDGPVAAVTRARLSARKAGTFWRAVPPVASALHEHRASGGLLAAFGVGEAPAGWQGTLSVWRNAEDLRAFAYQGAAHVAAIRRTKETGWYAEELFARFGVVRADGSLDGRDPLT from the coding sequence ATGCCATCCGCGCGGGAGTCCGGTTCGCCACCCGCGCTGGTCACCGTCCACGTGTGGCGGGTGCCCGGTCGCCGGGTGGCGGCCGCGCTCACCCGGATGGCCACCGACCGCGTCCGGTTGCGTTCGACGACCGGTCTGCGGTTCGCGCGCCTGCTCGGCACCGGCCACGGCACCACGTTCGCGCTCCGCGATGCGCACCTCAATCGCTGGGCACTGCTGTCGTGCTGGGCCAGTGACGCCGACGCGGCCGCGTTCGAACGCTCGCCCACCGCACGTGGCTGGCGGCGGCTCGCCGAGGAGCAGTGGCGGCTGGAGCTGACGCCGCTCGCCGCGCACGGGCTCTGGGCGCGGCGGCAACCGTTCGGGAAGCCGGTGCCCCGCCGCTGGGACGGGCCGGTCGCCGCGGTGACCAGGGCGCGCCTGTCCGCGCGGAAGGCCGGAACGTTCTGGCGGGCGGTGCCGCCGGTGGCATCCGCGCTGCACGAGCACCGGGCGAGCGGTGGCCTGCTGGCCGCATTCGGCGTCGGCGAGGCCCCGGCCGGGTGGCAGGGGACGCTGAGCGTCTGGCGGAACGCGGAGGACCTCCGTGCGTTCGCCTATCAGGGAGCCGCACACGTCGCGGCGATCCGCAGAACGAAGGAGACCGGGTGGTACGCCGAGGAACTCTTCGCCCGTTTCGGCGTGGTGCGGGCGGACGGCTCGCTGGACGGCAGAGATCCGCTGACGTGA
- the cysD gene encoding sulfate adenylyltransferase subunit CysD — MTTLSTELNLQHLEDARDAALTALEDESIHILREVVGSFERPVLLFSGGKDSIVMLRLAEKAFSPGRIPFPVMHVDTGHNFPEVIEFRDRRAAELGLDLVVASVQDAIDRGRVSERPGQSRNPLQTVPLLDAITDNKFDAVLGGARRDEEKARAKERVFSIRDEFGQWDPRNQRPELWDLYNGRIAPGEHVRIFPLSNWTELDIWRYIARDGIEVPSIYYAHEREVFDRDGMVLAVTPFTPPRDGEQVRVETVRYRTVGDATCTGAVRSTARTVDEVIAETATSRLTERGATRADDRASEAAMEDRKREGYF; from the coding sequence GTGACCACCCTCTCGACCGAGTTGAACCTCCAGCACCTCGAGGACGCGCGGGACGCAGCGCTCACCGCGCTCGAGGACGAGTCGATCCACATCCTCCGCGAGGTGGTCGGCAGCTTCGAGCGTCCGGTGCTGCTGTTCTCCGGCGGCAAGGACTCGATCGTCATGCTGCGGCTGGCGGAGAAGGCGTTCTCGCCGGGCCGGATCCCGTTCCCGGTGATGCACGTCGACACCGGCCACAACTTCCCCGAGGTCATCGAGTTCCGCGACCGGCGCGCGGCCGAGCTGGGCCTCGACCTCGTCGTCGCCTCGGTGCAGGACGCGATCGACCGCGGCCGGGTCAGCGAGCGTCCGGGCCAGTCCCGCAACCCGCTGCAGACGGTTCCGCTGCTCGACGCGATCACCGACAACAAGTTCGACGCCGTCCTCGGCGGCGCCCGCCGGGACGAGGAGAAGGCCCGCGCCAAGGAGCGGGTGTTCTCGATCCGCGACGAGTTCGGCCAGTGGGACCCGCGCAACCAGCGTCCGGAGCTCTGGGACCTCTACAACGGGCGGATCGCCCCGGGCGAGCACGTGCGGATCTTCCCGCTGTCGAACTGGACCGAGCTGGACATCTGGCGCTACATCGCGCGGGACGGCATCGAGGTGCCGAGCATCTACTACGCGCACGAGCGCGAGGTCTTCGACCGCGACGGCATGGTGCTCGCGGTGACGCCGTTCACCCCGCCGCGCGACGGCGAGCAGGTCCGGGTCGAAACCGTCCGGTACCGCACGGTCGGCGACGCCACCTGCACCGGAGCGGTCCGCTCGACCGCCCGCACGGTGGACGAGGTCATCGCCGAGACCGCGACCAGCCGGTTGACCGAGCGCGGCGCCACCCGCGCCGACGACCGCGCGAGCGAGGCCGCCATGGAGGACCGCAAGCGCGAGGGATACTTCTAG
- a CDS encoding carotenoid biosynthesis protein has protein sequence MGLTVLAQITYPLVGGGVRSGLTVATVVLGFAAAVTHAAVTRGVRPAAVVVVVTAGGGLVVEAVGTATGVPFGEYTYASSLGPAVLGVPWVIPLAWTMMAWPAWLVAGRLASAGWLRVLVSGWALASWDLFLDPQMVDAGHWTWATTDPALPGVPGIPLSNYAGWLLVAVVMSGLLQLLHVDADARHDAPMLGFYLWTYASSVLAHAAFFGLPASAAWGGLGMGLVAIPLAVTLYRDARHARAPRPTRLASTR, from the coding sequence GTGGGACTGACCGTCCTGGCCCAGATCACGTATCCGCTGGTCGGTGGCGGAGTGCGCAGTGGACTCACGGTGGCGACGGTGGTGCTCGGGTTCGCTGCGGCGGTGACACATGCCGCGGTGACGCGGGGTGTGCGCCCGGCGGCGGTGGTCGTGGTCGTCACCGCCGGGGGCGGGCTGGTCGTCGAAGCGGTCGGCACCGCGACCGGCGTCCCGTTCGGGGAGTACACGTACGCCTCGTCGCTCGGCCCGGCGGTGCTCGGTGTGCCGTGGGTGATCCCGCTGGCCTGGACGATGATGGCCTGGCCCGCCTGGCTGGTGGCCGGGCGGTTGGCCTCCGCCGGGTGGCTCCGGGTGCTCGTCTCGGGATGGGCACTGGCGTCCTGGGACCTGTTCCTCGACCCGCAGATGGTCGACGCCGGGCACTGGACGTGGGCGACGACGGACCCGGCCCTGCCGGGTGTCCCCGGGATCCCGCTGTCGAACTACGCCGGATGGTTGCTGGTCGCGGTGGTGATGAGCGGCCTACTGCAACTGCTGCACGTCGATGCGGACGCCCGGCACGACGCGCCGATGCTCGGGTTCTACCTGTGGACCTACGCGTCCTCGGTGCTGGCGCACGCGGCGTTCTTCGGCCTGCCCGCGTCGGCGGCGTGGGGTGGGCTCGGCATGGGGCTGGTGGCGATCCCGCTCGCCGTCACGCTCTACCGTGATGCCCGCCATGCCCGCGCGCCCCGGCCGACCCGGCTCGCGAGCACCCGATGA
- a CDS encoding GNAT family N-acetyltransferase, whose amino-acid sequence MTPTRWSARDVVAHLDEVLGVYGSAMNYSPALVEGRRGILVAHTRRPEFRAVGTFDADGRVVGFGYGYRGEPGQWWHEHVRSRLDPAGYRAWLSDCFEVVELHVAPGVQGKGIGEQQIRLLLDGVARRTTALSTPEGGESRAWRLYRRLGFLDVLRNVVFPGDDRPFAVLGRGLPLDDPTP is encoded by the coding sequence CTGACCCCGACGCGTTGGTCCGCTCGCGACGTCGTCGCCCACCTCGACGAGGTGCTCGGCGTGTACGGCTCGGCGATGAACTACTCGCCGGCGCTGGTCGAGGGGCGCCGGGGGATCCTGGTCGCGCACACCCGCCGCCCGGAGTTCCGCGCGGTCGGCACGTTCGACGCCGACGGCCGCGTGGTCGGGTTCGGTTACGGGTACCGCGGTGAGCCGGGCCAGTGGTGGCACGAGCACGTCCGCTCCCGGCTCGACCCGGCCGGGTACCGCGCGTGGCTCTCGGACTGCTTCGAGGTGGTCGAGCTGCACGTGGCGCCGGGCGTCCAGGGAAAGGGCATCGGGGAGCAGCAGATCCGGTTGCTGCTGGACGGCGTGGCCCGTCGCACCACCGCACTCTCCACCCCGGAGGGTGGCGAGTCACGGGCCTGGCGGCTCTACCGCCGGCTGGGTTTCCTCGACGTGCTGCGCAACGTCGTGTTCCCCGGCGACGACCGGCCGTTCGCCGTGCTCGGACGAGGCCTTCCGCTCGACGACCCCACCCCCTGA
- a CDS encoding YbaK/EbsC family protein, giving the protein MTSTPTSDSPAHPNVDAVNAVLAAFGSQNRVRLLPDAARTAAQAAEALGVTVGQIANSLVFDADGEPLLVLASGSHRVDTTMVAALVEVSTVHRATPEFVRDVTGQAIGGVAPVGHPVRLRTLVDVALAAYDTVWAAGGIPHAVFPTTYDELLRITGGVAAEVA; this is encoded by the coding sequence ATGACCTCGACGCCCACCTCCGACAGTCCCGCCCACCCGAACGTCGACGCGGTGAACGCCGTGCTCGCCGCGTTCGGGTCGCAGAACCGCGTCCGGCTGCTCCCGGACGCCGCCCGCACCGCGGCGCAGGCCGCGGAGGCGCTCGGGGTCACGGTGGGGCAGATCGCGAACTCGCTCGTGTTCGACGCGGACGGCGAGCCGCTGCTGGTGCTCGCGTCCGGTTCGCACCGGGTCGACACCACGATGGTGGCGGCGCTGGTGGAGGTCAGCACGGTCCACCGGGCCACGCCGGAGTTCGTCCGGGACGTGACCGGGCAGGCCATCGGCGGCGTCGCGCCGGTCGGGCACCCGGTTCGGCTCCGGACGCTCGTCGACGTGGCGCTCGCCGCGTACGACACGGTGTGGGCGGCCGGTGGCATCCCGCACGCGGTGTTCCCCACCACCTACGACGAGTTGCTGCGGATCACCGGCGGCGTGGCGGCCGAGGTTGCCTGA